From a region of the Coffea arabica cultivar ET-39 chromosome 3e, Coffea Arabica ET-39 HiFi, whole genome shotgun sequence genome:
- the LOC113736291 gene encoding uncharacterized protein isoform X2, which translates to MDMDFPDLQELEWLEANNSNFQDDVDFDLDFPPEPPSPPSELEPPRDSPEPKIPSFKPTLSLPPKPSPIKTQTNLKKRFRPDLSPDLIDRGDGRPTGDPEEKRSRVDNGDDEEDEDWLRYPPPRPVAGNVDAGVAMSESEKVEERVLSRYATEIDGDYVPITGLDGERVYAKICGVECEDRVKKLDMRGDLNGLSREPIRVLMQRVEQGEFSKALQASVEVENDVNLSPAPVDPEQLWVDKYAPNTFMELLSDEYTNREVLLWLKQWDSSVFGSEIKSTADDTLSALKRHSSAVKHLKFHARNSFGSNRETKLSKENFRTHNYQNQEKNQSNDIQEMWEKKQKTVGHPKQKILLLCGPPGLGKTTLAHVAARHCGYRVVEINASDDRSASTIETKILDVVQMNSVVSDSKPKCLIIDEIDGALGEGKGAVDVILKMVSAERKSDSGKEIRGQEEHSGPRSSKKQKNTSLLRPVICICNDLYAPVLRPLRQVAKVQLFVQPTVNRVVNRLKYICNKEGVKTNSISLTALAEYTVSQQEEGGTQYVGDQFTSGWPKGCIKKCFRYMERGIPKTKSQTGKTIGDYDLIYDGIHENILRLHYYDPVMQKTVQCLDNLEVSDIINKYVMRTQQMSLQVYQPQVAMIIHGLIAQVDRLNIEWPKSFQRYRTVSLEKMDILRSWHIKISPHISRHLSTKSFAEELISPFLHILSPPTLKPVALHLQSEKEKADLAQLVNTMVSYALNYKNLQSGPLFGGPRHEDVLEGSLLSFDPPIEDFIKFKGYSSCHFVLASAVKQLLVHEVEKHKILQGCTTRCLDPLDASNQENCALAGKENLSSQSPRSCMGIATVKKQTSAKNISLQVQNGLSMVQPLTKEASTLETASGKVRLPEKTRKLLSSSNFFDRFRKVKSDGSENVNQNVQASETAERDLRPLLFKFNEGFTNAVKRPVRIRDFFL; encoded by the exons ATGGATATGGATTTTCCAGACCTACAAGAGCTAGAATGGCTTGAAGCCAACAACTCTAACTTCCAAGACGACGTAGATTTCGACCTTGATTTCCCTCCAGAACCTCCATCTCCACCATCCGAGCTCGAGCCACCACGGGATTCACCTGAACCCAAAATCCCTTCTTTTAAACCCACTTTATCTCTCCCACCAAAACCCTCCCCAATCAAAACCCAAACcaacctcaagaaaagattCCGACCTGATTTGAGCCCGGATTTGATTGACCGTGGAGATGGGCGTCCGACTGGTGACCCAGAGGAGAAGCGGAGTAGAGTTGATAATGGGGACGATGAGGAGGATGAGGATTGGCTTAGGTACCCTCCCCCGCGGCCGGTGGCTGGAAATGTGGATGCTGGCGTGGCAATGTCGGAGTCAGAGAAGGTGGAGGAGCGGGTTTTGTCCAGGTATGCGACGGAGATAGACGGGGATTACGTCCCGATTACGGGGTTGGATGGGGAGAGGGTTTATGCAAAGATTTGTGGGGTCGAATGTGAGGACAGAGTGAAGAAGTTAGATATGAGGGGCGATCTTAATG GTCTCTCGCGGGAACCTATTAGAGTTTTAATGCAGAGAGTGGAGCAAGGTGAATTCTCAAAG GCTTTGCAAGCTAGTGTTGAAGTTGAAAATGATGTCAATTTGTCACCAGCACCAGTTGATCCAGAGCAGCTTTGGGTGGACAAATATGCCCCAAATACTTTTATGGAGCTTCTCAGTGATGAATACACAAATCGTGAG GTACTCCTCTGGTTGAAACAATGGGATTCAAGTGTTTTCGGATCTGAAATTAAGAGTACAGCAGATGATACTTTGTCTGCTCTGAAACGACATTCCTCTGCTGTCAAACACTTGAAGTTTCATGCTAGGAACTCTTTTGGAAGTAATCGAGAAACCAAATTGAGCAAAGAAAATTTTAGAACTCATAATTATCAGaatcaagaaaaaaatcaatcaaatgatATTCAAGAAATGTGGGAGAAGAAGCAGAAAACAGTTGGTCATCCAAAACAAAAG ATTCTTTTGCTCTGTGGTCCTCCTGGCTTGGGGAAAACAACATTGGCGCATGTAGCTGCTAGACATTGTGGGTACCGCGTGGTGGAG ATTAATGCTAGTGATGATCGGTCGGCGTCAACAATTGAAACCAAAATCCTTGATGTGGTTCAGATGAACTCTGTAGTTTCTGATTCCAAGCCAAAATGTTTG ATTATTGATGAAATTGATGGTGCTCTTGGTGAGGGCAAGGGTGCTGTTGATGTCATTCTAAAGATG GTTTCTGCTGAAAGAAAATCTGATAGTGGAAAAGAAATTAGAGGTCAAGAGGAACATTCTGGACCGAGATCTTCCAAGAAGCAGAAAAACACATCCTTGCTAAGACCT GTGATTTGTATCTGTAATGATTTATATGCACCTGTCTTAAGGCCACTGCGTCAGGTGGCAAA ggTTCAATTATTTGTGCAGCCAACTGTGAACCGTGTTGTAAACAG GCTCAAGTATATATGCAACAAGGAAGGGGTGAAGACAAATTCCATTTCTCTAACAGCACTGGCAGAATATACTG TTTCTCAACAAGAAGAAGGAGGCACTCAATATG TTGGAGATCAGTTCACAAGTGGTTGGCCGAAAGGATGCATCAAAAAGTGCTTTAGATATATGGAAAGAG GTATTCCAAAAACGAAGAGTCAAACGGGAAAGACAAT TGGGGACTATGATTTAATCTATGATGGGATCCATGAAAACATCTTACGACTCCACTATTATGACCCTGTAATGCAAAAGACT GTCCAATGCCTGGATAAtcttgaggtttctgatataATAAACAAGTATGTTATGCGCACACAACAGATGTCACTTCAAG TTTATCAGCCCCAAGTTGCAATGATCATACATGGCCTGATAGCTCAAGTTGATAGGCTAAATATTGAATGGCCAAAATCTTTTCAAAG GTACCGGACTGTGTCATTGGAAAAGATGGATATACTCCGCTCCTGGCATATCAAAATATCACCACACATCTCAAGGCATTTGTCAACTAAGTCATTTGCGGAAGAGTTAATTTCTCCATTCTTGCATATTCTGTCTCCTCCAACCTTGAAGCCG GTGGCGTTGCATCTACAATCGGAGAAAGAAAAAGCTGATTTGGCTCAATTAGTAAATACAATGGTCTCCTATGCTTTAAACTACAAGAACTTACAATCTGGTCCTTTATTTGGTGGCCCAAGACACGAAGATGTTTTGGAGGGGTCATTGCTATCATTTGATCCTCCCATTGAGGACTTCATAAAATTCAAG GGATACAGTTCTTGTCATTTTGTTCTGGCCTCAGCTGTGAAGCAATTGTTGGTACATGAG GTGGAAAAGCATAAGATTTTGCAAGGCTGCACTACCAGATGTTTGGACCCATTGGATGCTTCCAATCAAGAAAACTGTGCCTTGGCAGGGAAAGAGAATCTAAGTTCACAATCTCCTAGGTCTTGCATGGGAATTGCAACAGTCAAGAAGCAGACAAGTGCTAAAAATATATCACTGCAAGTACAGAATGGACTGTCAATGGTGCAACCATTAACTAAAGAAGCCAGTACATTGGAAACAGCAAGTGGAAAAGTAAGATTACCTGAAAAGACGAGGAAGTTGTTGAGCTCCTCTAACTTCTTTGACAG GTTTAGAAAGGTCAAAAGTGATGGTTCTGAAAATGTCAATCAAAATGTGCAAGCGTCAGAAACAGCAGAGAGAGATTTACGTCCTCTATTATTCAAATTTAATGAG GGTTTCACAAATGCAGTAAAGAGACCAGTTCGAATTCGTGATTTTTTTCTGTAA
- the LOC113736291 gene encoding uncharacterized protein isoform X1, with the protein MDMDFPDLQELEWLEANNSNFQDDVDFDLDFPPEPPSPPSELEPPRDSPEPKIPSFKPTLSLPPKPSPIKTQTNLKKRFRPDLSPDLIDRGDGRPTGDPEEKRSRVDNGDDEEDEDWLRYPPPRPVAGNVDAGVAMSESEKVEERVLSRYATEIDGDYVPITGLDGERVYAKICGVECEDRVKKLDMRGDLNGLSREPIRVLMQRVEQGEFSKALQASVEVENDVNLSPAPVDPEQLWVDKYAPNTFMELLSDEYTNREVLLWLKQWDSSVFGSEIKSTADDTLSALKRHSSAVKHLKFHARNSFGSNRETKLSKENFRTHNYQNQEKNQSNDIQEMWEKKQKTVGHPKQKILLLCGPPGLGKTTLAHVAARHCGYRVVEINASDDRSASTIETKILDVVQMNSVVSDSKPKCLIIDEIDGALGEGKGAVDVILKMVSAERKSDSGKEIRGQEEHSGPRSSKKQKNTSLLRPVICICNDLYAPVLRPLRQVAKVQLFVQPTVNRVVNRLKYICNKEGVKTNSISLTALAEYTECDIRSCLNTLQFLNKKKEALNMLEISSQVVGRKDASKSALDIWKEVFQKRRVKRERQCMNILNNMTNELEFLLSLISNRGDYDLIYDGIHENILRLHYYDPVMQKTVQCLDNLEVSDIINKYVMRTQQMSLQVYQPQVAMIIHGLIAQVDRLNIEWPKSFQRYRTVSLEKMDILRSWHIKISPHISRHLSTKSFAEELISPFLHILSPPTLKPVALHLQSEKEKADLAQLVNTMVSYALNYKNLQSGPLFGGPRHEDVLEGSLLSFDPPIEDFIKFKGYSSCHFVLASAVKQLLVHEVEKHKILQGCTTRCLDPLDASNQENCALAGKENLSSQSPRSCMGIATVKKQTSAKNISLQVQNGLSMVQPLTKEASTLETASGKVRLPEKTRKLLSSSNFFDRFRKVKSDGSENVNQNVQASETAERDLRPLLFKFNEGFTNAVKRPVRIRDFFL; encoded by the exons ATGGATATGGATTTTCCAGACCTACAAGAGCTAGAATGGCTTGAAGCCAACAACTCTAACTTCCAAGACGACGTAGATTTCGACCTTGATTTCCCTCCAGAACCTCCATCTCCACCATCCGAGCTCGAGCCACCACGGGATTCACCTGAACCCAAAATCCCTTCTTTTAAACCCACTTTATCTCTCCCACCAAAACCCTCCCCAATCAAAACCCAAACcaacctcaagaaaagattCCGACCTGATTTGAGCCCGGATTTGATTGACCGTGGAGATGGGCGTCCGACTGGTGACCCAGAGGAGAAGCGGAGTAGAGTTGATAATGGGGACGATGAGGAGGATGAGGATTGGCTTAGGTACCCTCCCCCGCGGCCGGTGGCTGGAAATGTGGATGCTGGCGTGGCAATGTCGGAGTCAGAGAAGGTGGAGGAGCGGGTTTTGTCCAGGTATGCGACGGAGATAGACGGGGATTACGTCCCGATTACGGGGTTGGATGGGGAGAGGGTTTATGCAAAGATTTGTGGGGTCGAATGTGAGGACAGAGTGAAGAAGTTAGATATGAGGGGCGATCTTAATG GTCTCTCGCGGGAACCTATTAGAGTTTTAATGCAGAGAGTGGAGCAAGGTGAATTCTCAAAG GCTTTGCAAGCTAGTGTTGAAGTTGAAAATGATGTCAATTTGTCACCAGCACCAGTTGATCCAGAGCAGCTTTGGGTGGACAAATATGCCCCAAATACTTTTATGGAGCTTCTCAGTGATGAATACACAAATCGTGAG GTACTCCTCTGGTTGAAACAATGGGATTCAAGTGTTTTCGGATCTGAAATTAAGAGTACAGCAGATGATACTTTGTCTGCTCTGAAACGACATTCCTCTGCTGTCAAACACTTGAAGTTTCATGCTAGGAACTCTTTTGGAAGTAATCGAGAAACCAAATTGAGCAAAGAAAATTTTAGAACTCATAATTATCAGaatcaagaaaaaaatcaatcaaatgatATTCAAGAAATGTGGGAGAAGAAGCAGAAAACAGTTGGTCATCCAAAACAAAAG ATTCTTTTGCTCTGTGGTCCTCCTGGCTTGGGGAAAACAACATTGGCGCATGTAGCTGCTAGACATTGTGGGTACCGCGTGGTGGAG ATTAATGCTAGTGATGATCGGTCGGCGTCAACAATTGAAACCAAAATCCTTGATGTGGTTCAGATGAACTCTGTAGTTTCTGATTCCAAGCCAAAATGTTTG ATTATTGATGAAATTGATGGTGCTCTTGGTGAGGGCAAGGGTGCTGTTGATGTCATTCTAAAGATG GTTTCTGCTGAAAGAAAATCTGATAGTGGAAAAGAAATTAGAGGTCAAGAGGAACATTCTGGACCGAGATCTTCCAAGAAGCAGAAAAACACATCCTTGCTAAGACCT GTGATTTGTATCTGTAATGATTTATATGCACCTGTCTTAAGGCCACTGCGTCAGGTGGCAAA ggTTCAATTATTTGTGCAGCCAACTGTGAACCGTGTTGTAAACAG GCTCAAGTATATATGCAACAAGGAAGGGGTGAAGACAAATTCCATTTCTCTAACAGCACTGGCAGAATATACTG AATGTGACATAAGGTCCTGCTTGAACACTCTTCAGTTTCTCAACAAGAAGAAGGAGGCACTCAATATG TTGGAGATCAGTTCACAAGTGGTTGGCCGAAAGGATGCATCAAAAAGTGCTTTAGATATATGGAAAGAG GTATTCCAAAAACGAAGAGTCAAACGGGAAAGACAATGTATGAACATCTTGAATAACATGACAAATGAGCTTgagtttcttctctctttgatATCTAATCG TGGGGACTATGATTTAATCTATGATGGGATCCATGAAAACATCTTACGACTCCACTATTATGACCCTGTAATGCAAAAGACT GTCCAATGCCTGGATAAtcttgaggtttctgatataATAAACAAGTATGTTATGCGCACACAACAGATGTCACTTCAAG TTTATCAGCCCCAAGTTGCAATGATCATACATGGCCTGATAGCTCAAGTTGATAGGCTAAATATTGAATGGCCAAAATCTTTTCAAAG GTACCGGACTGTGTCATTGGAAAAGATGGATATACTCCGCTCCTGGCATATCAAAATATCACCACACATCTCAAGGCATTTGTCAACTAAGTCATTTGCGGAAGAGTTAATTTCTCCATTCTTGCATATTCTGTCTCCTCCAACCTTGAAGCCG GTGGCGTTGCATCTACAATCGGAGAAAGAAAAAGCTGATTTGGCTCAATTAGTAAATACAATGGTCTCCTATGCTTTAAACTACAAGAACTTACAATCTGGTCCTTTATTTGGTGGCCCAAGACACGAAGATGTTTTGGAGGGGTCATTGCTATCATTTGATCCTCCCATTGAGGACTTCATAAAATTCAAG GGATACAGTTCTTGTCATTTTGTTCTGGCCTCAGCTGTGAAGCAATTGTTGGTACATGAG GTGGAAAAGCATAAGATTTTGCAAGGCTGCACTACCAGATGTTTGGACCCATTGGATGCTTCCAATCAAGAAAACTGTGCCTTGGCAGGGAAAGAGAATCTAAGTTCACAATCTCCTAGGTCTTGCATGGGAATTGCAACAGTCAAGAAGCAGACAAGTGCTAAAAATATATCACTGCAAGTACAGAATGGACTGTCAATGGTGCAACCATTAACTAAAGAAGCCAGTACATTGGAAACAGCAAGTGGAAAAGTAAGATTACCTGAAAAGACGAGGAAGTTGTTGAGCTCCTCTAACTTCTTTGACAG GTTTAGAAAGGTCAAAAGTGATGGTTCTGAAAATGTCAATCAAAATGTGCAAGCGTCAGAAACAGCAGAGAGAGATTTACGTCCTCTATTATTCAAATTTAATGAG GGTTTCACAAATGCAGTAAAGAGACCAGTTCGAATTCGTGATTTTTTTCTGTAA
- the LOC140038935 gene encoding cellulose synthase-like protein D1 — protein sequence MATSSGPKKSSSDASRPPQAVKFARRTSSGRVVSLSRDDEINMAEEFSGSSDFMNYTVLMPPTPDNQPGGSSNAGASGDKPDGPSPYGTASRFRNESQRVRMSSIGSEDEGNYGGIGGGGMGNASGKLERRMSLMNSSNNKSMLLRSQTGDFDHNRWLFETKGKYGIGNAFWQEDSYDQDTGLGMSDFLDKPWKPLTRKIKVPPGILSPYRLLIVVRLITLFLFLGWRVRNPNREAMWLWGISIVCEIWFAFSWVLDILPKFNPINRTADLAALKEKFESSSPSNPHGRSDLPGIDVFISTADPEKEPPLFTANTILSILAVEYPVEKVSIYISDDGGAILTFEAMAETVNFAEVWVPFCRKHNIEPRNPESYFSQTTDPTKNKKRPDFVKDRRWIKREYDEFKVRINGLPEVIRKRCELYNSKEKKLNAETNGATDKANVAKATWMADGTHWPGTWLTPTADHSKGDHAGILQIMSKVPEHDPVMGHPDEKRLDFSGVDIRLPMFAYVSREKRPGYDHNKKAGAMNALVRASAILSNGPFILNLDCDHYIYNSMAMREGICYMMDRGGDRVCYVQFPQRFEGIDPSDRYANHNTVFFDGNMRALDGLQGPVYVGTGCMFRRYALYGFHPPRANEYSGVFGQNKAPSKKVRSQAEEDESQPLTAHPDLAVPEKFGNSTLFVDSIAVAEYQGRPLADHISVKNGRPPGALIIARPPLDAPTVAEAIAVISCWYEDKTEWGDRVGWIYGSVTEDVVTGYRMHNRGWRSVYCITKRDAFRGTAPINLTDRLHQVLRWATGSVEIFFSRNNPALASPRLKFLQRVAYFNVGVYPFTSIFLVVYCFLPALSLFSGQFIVQSLNIAFLCYLLVITVTLTLISLLEVKWSGIGLEELWRNEQFWAIGGTSAHLAAVLQGLLKAIAGVEISFKLTAKATAEDEDDIYADLYVVKWTSLFIMPLTIIVVNLIALVLGISRTVYSVIPQWGKLFGGAFFSFWVLAHMYPFAKGLMGRRGRLPTIVYVWTGLLSITISLLWITISPPQGATASGPRDLNLDFF from the exons ATGGCGACTTCATCAGGCCCAAAAAAATCCTCGTCGGACGCTAGTCGGCCACCGCAGGCCGTAAAATTTGCACGTAGGACGTCAAGTGGCCGTGTTGTGAGCCTCTCCCGGGACGATGAGATAAATATGGCAGAAGAATTTTCAGGTTCAAGTGACTTTATGAATTATACAGTACTCATGCCACCAACGCCGGACAACCAACCTGGAGGATCATCAAATGCCGGTGCCTCGGGCGACAAGCCTGACGGGCCTAGCCCCTATGGCACGGCGTCTAGGTTTCGCAATGAGTCGCAACGTGTACGAATGAGCAGTATCGGGAGCGAGGACGAAGGGAATTATGGTGGAATTGGTGGCGGTGGTATGGGGAATGCGAGTGGAAAGTTGGAGAGGAGGATGTCATTGATGAACTCTAGTAATAACAAATCAATGCTGTTGAGGAGCCAAACTGGTGACTTTGATCACAATCGCTGGTTGTTtgaaacaaaaggaaagtatgGGATAGGAAATGCTTTCTGGCAAGAGGATTCATATGATCAAGATACTGGTTTAGGCATGTCTGATTTTTTGGACAAGCCTTGGAAGCCGCTTACCAGAAAAATCAAGGTTCCTCCTGGGATTCTCAGTCCTTACAG GTTATTGATAGTGGTCCGTCTAATAACACTCTTCCTCTTCCTTGGATGGCGAGTACGAAATCCTAATCGAGAAGCAATGTGGCTATGGGGTATATCCATTGTATGTGAGATATGGTTTGCGTTCTCGTGGGTGCTTGATATACTTCCCAAGTTCAATCCTATCAACCGAACAGCTGACCTTGCAGCCCTAAAAGAGAAGTTTGAGTCATCTTCTCCCTCCAATCCCCATGGCCGATCTGACCTCCCTGGCATTGATGTGTTCATCTCAACAGCTGATCCTGAAAAAGAGCCTCCTCTGTTTACTGCAAATACCATCCTTTCCATCCTTGCAGTTGAATATCCTGTTGAGAAAGTCTCAATCTACATTTCAGATGACGGTGGTGCCATACTCACATTTGAGGCCATGGCTGAGACTGTCAACTTTGCTGAG GTTTGGGTACCGTTCTGCAGGAAGCACAATATTGAACCAAGGAATCCAGAGAGTTACTTCAGTCAGACAACTGATCCTACCAAAAACAAGAAGCGCCCTGATTTTGTCAAGGACCGCCGGTGGATCAAGAGGGAGTACGATGAATTCAAGGTCAGGATCAATGGTCTGCCTGAAGTTATACGGAAAAGGTGTGAATTGTACAATTCAAAGGAGAAGAAGCTAAATGCAGAGACAAATGGTGCTACAGATAAGGCCAATGTTGCCAAGGCCACATGGATGGCAGATGGAACTCATTGGCCAGGAACATGGCTCACACCAACAGCCGATCACTCAAAGGGTGATCATGCCGGAATTCTGCAG ATAATGAGCAAGGTGCCAGAACATGATCCTGTAATGGGTCATCCAGATGAAAAGAGGTTGGACTTTAGTGGTGTTGATATACGACTTCCCATGTTTGCCTATGTCTCTCGAGAGAAACGACCAGGCTATGATCATAATAAGAAGGCTGGAGCCATGAATGCCTTGGTCAGAGCTTCTGCAATTCTTTCCAATGGACCATTTATTCTTAACTTGGACTGTGACCATTACATCTATAACTCTATGGCAATGAGGGAAGGCATATGCTACATGATGGACCGTGGTGGTGACCGTGTCTGCTATGTACAGTTCCCACAAAGATTTGAAGGAATTGATCCCTCAGATAGATACGCAAATCACAACACTGTCTTTTTTGATG GGAACATGCGGGCATTGGATGGTCTTCAAGGTCCAGTGTATGTTGGAACTGGTTGCATGTTTCGTCGGTATGCACTCTATGGATTCCACCCACCACGGGCAAATGAATACTCGGGCGTGTTTGGACAAAACAAGGCTCCATCTAAAAAGGTTAGGTCACAAGCTGAGGAGGATGAGTCGCAGCCCCTGACAGCACATCCTGACTTGGCCGTGCCAGAGAAGTTTGGGAATTCCACTCTGTTTGTTGACTCTATAGCAGTGGCTGAGTATCAAGGAAGACCACTTGCTGATCACATTTCTGTAAAGAACGGACGGCCTCCAGGTGCACTGATCATTGCACGTCCCCCTCTTGATGCTCCGACTGTAGCTGAGGCTATTGCCGTTATCTCTTGTTG GTATGAGGACAAGACAGAGTGGGGAGACAGAGTAGGGTGGATCTATGGATCAGTGACAGAAGATGTGGTCACAGGTTATCGTATGCATAATCGTGGATGGAGGTCTGTCTATTGTATCACAAAAAGAGACGCTTTTCGTGGCACTGCACCTATCAATCTCACAGATCGTCTACATCAGGTACTTCGATGGGCAACAGGTTCAGTTGAAATCTTCTTCTCCAGGAACAATCCCGCTCTAGCAAGTCCGCGCCTCAAATTCCTCCAACGTGTGGCATACTTCAATGTTGGAGTCTACCCTTTTACCTCCATATTCCTTGTGGTCTACTGTTTCCTCCCAGCTTTGTCCCTCTTCAGTGGGCAATTCATTGTTCAAAGCCTAAATATTGCATTCCTCTGCTACCTCCTTGTCATCACTGTCACACTCACTCTCATTTCACTCCTTGAAGTGAAGTGGTCAGGTATTGGCCTCGAGGAGTTGTGGCGTAATGAGCAATTCTGGGCCATTGGTGGTACTAGTGCGCACCTTGCAGCGGTGCTACAGGGACTCCTCAAGGCAATTGCTGGTGTTGAAATTTCATTCAAATTGACAGCAAAAGCTACTGCagaagatgaagatgacatCTATGCCGATCTGTATGTTGTCAAGTGGACAAGTCTATTTATAATGCCCCTAACAATCATAGTGGTCAATCTGATTGCTCTAGTACTTGGAATTTCAAGAACAGTTTATAGTGTAATTCCACAGTGGGGTAAGCTGTTTGGTGGAGCTTTCTTCAGCTTCTGGGTGTTGGCCCACATGTATCCTTTTGCCAAAGGATTGAtgggaagaagaggaagattgCCCACCATAGTTTATGTCTGGACAGGACTTCTTTCCATCACTATCTCATTGCTTTGGATTACCATCAGTCCTCCTCAGGGTGCTACTGCAAGTGGCCCTAGAGATCTGAACCTTGATTTCTTTTGA
- the LOC140003877 gene encoding putative F-box protein PP2-B12, translating into MNQNRDGISSSFSCLPEGCVSNIISLMASPKDAGRASLVSWEFKSASESDTIWEQFFPADYKEIISSSASPPLSCATKKELFSHLCHCPILINDGTMSFWLSRSTGKKCYMLCARKLAIVWADVPRYWKWTPFPESRFPQVAELVHGFWLDIQGQMPTRLLSRRTTYAAYLVYKITEWPYGLTKAAKASISFGGGSSTSGASFVVEPENNSVFLEPLPFWHYYPPGQDEIVGRFPRLRKDGWLEISLGEFYNDEGDGDIEMHLWEPDALDWKNGLIIQGIEIRPWVDL; encoded by the exons atgaaccaaaacagAGATGGGATTTCCTCCTCTTTCTCATGCTTGCCTGAAGGCTGCGTGTCCAATATCATATCTTTGATGGCATCTCCCAAAGATGCAGGCAGAGCATCTCTGGTTTCGTGGGAATTCAAGTCTGCTTCGGAATCTGACACCATTTGGGAACAATTCTTTCCTGCGGATTATAAGGAGATCATTTCAAGCTCCGCTAGTCCTCCCCTTAGCTGCGCTACCAAGAAAGAATTGTTCTCTCATCTTTGTCACTGCCCAATTCTCATTAATGATGGCACAATG AGCTTTTGGCTGAGCAGATCTACTGGAAAAAAATGTTACATGCTGTGTGCAAGGAAGCTTGCAATTGTATGGGCAGATGTTCCTCGGTACTGGAAATGGACACCCTTTCCTGAATCAAG GTTTCCTCAGGTAGCTGAGCTGGTACATGGTTTTTGGCTTGACATTCAAGGCCAGATGCCGACTCGTCTGCTGTCTCGGAGGACTACTTATGCTGCCTACCTTGTGTATAAAATTACAGAATGGCCATATGGGCTCACAAAAGCTGCAAAGGCCTCAATTTCTTTTGGAGGAGGCAGCAGCACTAGTGGTGCTAGCTTTGTTGTTGAGCCAGAGAACAACTCTGTCTTCTTGGAACCACTCCCGTTCTGGCATTATTATCCACCTGGGCAGGATGAGATTGTTGGTCGCTTTCCACGGCTGAGAAAAGATGGATGGCTGGAGATTTCTCTGGGGGAGTTTTACAATGATGAAGGTGATGGTGATATTGAGATGCACCTTTGGGAACCTGATGCTCTTGACTGGAAAAATGGCCTCATCATTCAGGGGATTGAGATTCGTCCTTGGGTTGATCTGTGA